Within Astyanax mexicanus isolate ESR-SI-001 chromosome 2, AstMex3_surface, whole genome shotgun sequence, the genomic segment GGGCTAGCGTAACTAAACCGTGTCTGCTTTCACACCACAGCTCTTTAATGTGGTCCGCTGTCTCGCCCGCATTCAAGGCCAAAACAGACAAGAACAAAAGAGATAATATATTACATACTGTATGGCTGTGTGGGGGCGAGCCAGAAATATCGCTCAGTGTCAGGACATGGTCATTGTGTGAGCCCCTTTTTTAAGGTGCTGCTTTACTCTACCGACGAATCACACACCAGCTTAATCCATAGGGAGAAGAGAAAAGTCAATGTATCCTTTAAAAACGTACAAAGACATACAACAGCCATTTAGGAACACTATGCTCCCTGCATagtgctccctgctctgctccctgctctgctccctgctctgctccctgctctgctccctgctctgctccctgctctgctctctactactctggtctgctgcggtgctggtctgctgctgtgctgctctgctgctgaaagcttgctttaatcttcagcttctacacttttctctgttttcttctcttttactctcttcacacttactaatccacttttagtctgcttcctctttgctctacacacctattaatccactctcagtctacttttatagactttttcctcaggtttgctggattagctgtttgctgctgcagtttgtttgtgtaagtttctaatttcaactgaaacaaggtgagtgctttttttctccatggcttctgctcaggtttacacctgtttagagtgtggcatgtatagcttagatcccttatccaccgatactggtaacaatagtggtatttgtactaagtgtgagatagttagctccttggtggataaggtgaataagttagagctgcacgtccggggtttaataagggatagacagcaggattcactgttagcagccccgggtgtctcagggagagttagtaccccctcgactccggccttagagccctcacagcggggcgaatgggtaacgtctcggcggcatagtcgaaaggctaaggctaatgctaccgcaaaggccacagccagcccacctaaacaccacgctcccccagttcacgtgtcaaacaggtttgccccgctcagtgaagcaccaactgaggagcctgttaaaggtactctggtgataggagactctatcgtccgacacgtgaaattagctactcctttaggggcaccagcggcaacagttacttgtttaccgggagccagagcaccggacattagtggcaaccttaggttagggaataggagatattcgagggtagtaattcatgtaggggccaatgatattcgtctgcggcagtctgaaataactaaggctaatattaaagaggtgattaaacaggcccagacgctgtccgaggaggtaatctgctctggccccatcccaatgaggcgtggtgatgaagcttacagcaggctttcttcgctgaaccgctggatgtccaagtggtgtgcagaaaatcatgtgggctttatagataactggctacactttgagggcaagcctggtcttttaggtagggatggtgtccaccccacgcgggagggtgctgccttactttcatgcagcatagctcatagtcttttagttagtcggcagagtagtattagaagctgctgacaatccagagccgggaccaggccgcagacagagaggcttaaccgaccgtctgcgagctgcaaagagacgttacctagataccagtgtattcagactgtgtctgtcccccgagtcaaacaaaaacatcaaaaaactaaaacagtaaatctaaataacttaacttatattaaacaatcatatccagactgtagtactaacacttcaagcctaaagattggtttacttaatattagatctctaaattcaaaagcagttctggtgaatgaaatgataactgatcagaaattcgatattctgtgtctgacagaaacctg encodes:
- the LOC125799015 gene encoding uncharacterized protein LOC125799015; this translates as MASAQVYTCLECGMYSLDPLSTDTGNNSGICTKCEIVSSLVDKVNKLELHVRGLIRDRQQDSLLAAPGVSGRVSTPSTPALEPSQRGEWVTSRRHSRKAKANATAKATASPPKHHAPPVHVSNRFAPLSEAPTEEPVKGTLVIGDSIVRHVKLATPLGAPAATVTCLPGARAPDISGNLRLGNRRYSRVVIHVGANDIRLRQSEITKANIKEVIKQAQTLSEEVICSGPIPMRRGDEAYSRLSSLNRWMSKWCAENHVGFIDNWLHFEGKPGLLGRDGVHPTREGAALLSCSIAHSLLVSRQSSIRSC